In one window of Bos taurus isolate L1 Dominette 01449 registration number 42190680 breed Hereford chromosome 15, ARS-UCD2.0, whole genome shotgun sequence DNA:
- the LOC101902204 gene encoding LOW QUALITY PROTEIN: histone PARylation factor 1-like (The sequence of the model RefSeq protein was modified relative to this genomic sequence to represent the inferred CDS: inserted 1 base in 1 codon), with translation MCITCPDIVPGFLIRLSVALLLVHPKAFKCVETLLCASQIPLLQPSVCVFSLLMVSFDEFGLLVVFFMVNGFFKNFFRGPAGTAPSCCRMVGGGAKHRLCGEGPQCEKLVNVKKSKSYEADVPSDLRKEVESHYRLLLPEDFYHFWRFCKGLDPEQPADSLSASLGLRLVGPYDILAGKHKIKKKSASLNFNLHWRFYYDPPEFQTIIIGDSKTQFHMGYFRDSPDELPVFVGTNEAKKNCIIVQSGDNVFAAVKSFLMKNLQXDKKKTSLLKTIDEKLTEAARELGFSLEQRTVRVKQRDKKVVTKTFHGAGLVVPVDKNDVGYRELPETDASLRRICGTIVEAPSNADRLQAFAPVQEIMTYVQLANDECDYGMGLELRLDLFCHGSHCFHKVAGQLLPLAYNLLKRNLFAEINEAHLANRSQEDVDQLAA, from the exons ATGTGTATTACCTGCCCAGATATCGTGCCCGGGTTTTTAATCAGGCTGTCTGTTGCTCTTTTGCTTGTTCACCCAAAAGCGTTCAAATGTGTAGAAACACTGTTGTGTGCATCACAGATTCctctcctccagcccagtgtttgtgTCTTTAGTCtcttaatggtgtcttttgatGAGTTCGGTTTGTTAGTGGTTTTCTTTATGGTTAATggattttttaagaattttttccgGGGACCGGCTGGCACTGCACCCTCTTGCTGCAGGATGGTGGGCGGTGGCGCGAAGCATAGACTCTGCGGAGAGGGGCCGCAGTGTGAAAAACTGGTCAATGTGAAGAAGAGTAAGTCCTATGAAGCTGACGTGCCCAGTGACCTTCGAAAAGAGGTGGAAAGCCATTACAGGCTTCTTCTGCCTGAAGATTTCTACCACTTCTGGAGGTTCTGCAAAGGACTTGACCCTGAACAGCCAGCTGATTCACTATCTGCAAGCCTTGGACTTCGATTAGTGGGTCCTTATGATATCCTTGCcggaaaacataaaataaagaaaaaatcagCAAGCTTGAATTTTAATCTTCACTGGAGATTTTACTATGATCCTCCTGAGTTCCAGACCATTATTATTGGAGACAGTAAAACTCAATTCCACATGGGGTATTTCAGGGATTCTCCTGATGAACTTCCTGTATTTGTCGGTACAAACGAAGCAAAGAAAAATTGTATAATTGTTCAAAGTGGAGATAATGTGTTTGCTGCAGTCAAATCATTTTTGATGAAAAACTTAC AAGATAAGAAGAAAACTAGTCTCTTGAAAACCATAGATGAGAAACTCACAGAAGCAGCCAGAGAACTGGGGTTCTCCCTGGAGCAGAGAACTGTGAGGGTGAAGCAGAGAGACAAGAAAGTGGTGACAAAGACCTTTCATGGGGCAGGCTTGGTTGTCCCAGTGGATAAAAATGATGTTGGATACAGAGAGCTCCCTGAAACGGATGCCAGCCTCAGGAGAATCTGCGGGACAATTGTGGAGGCCCCGAGCAACGCCGACAGACTGCAGGCCTTTGCCCCCGTCCAGGAGATAATGACCTATGTGCAGCTTGCTAACGATGAGTGCGACTATGGGATGGGGCTGGAGCTGCGGCTGGACCTCTTCTGCCATGGCTCCCACTGTTTTCATAAAGTTGCTGGCCAGCTTTTACCTCTGGCATATAATCTGCTGAAGAGGAATCTCTTTGCGGAAATTAATGAAGCTCATCTAGCAAACAGGAGCCAAGAGGACGTGGACCAGCTCGCAGCATGA